TACGTTTATTTCAAGACGATCCACAAACAGAAGCGATTGTCATGGTCGGTGAAATTGGTGGAACTGCCGAAGAAGAAGCGGCTGAGTTTATTAAATCCTATGTAACAAAACCTGTTGTTTCTTATATTGCAGGTGTTACGGCACCAGCTGGAAAACGCATGGGACATGCGGGTGCTATTATTTCGGGTGGAAAAGGAACTGCGGCTGAAAAGTTTAAAGCATTAGAAGCAGCCGGTGTTCATACCGTCAAATCACCTGCCGATATGGGGGAAGCAGTTGCTAAGTTTCTATGAGCTTTAAAACAATTCTACAATCTATAGGAAATACACCGCTTGTTAAGCTAGATAATATTTCACCAAATAAACTCGCCACTATCTTAGTTAAATGCGAGTTTATGAATCCGAGTGGTAGTATTAAAGATCGCATTGTTTCTTATATTATTAATGATGCAGAGCAGCGCGGTTTATTAAAACCGGGTGGAACCATTGTAGAAAATACATCCGGTAATACGGGTGCAGCGATTGCGATGATAGCAGCGATTAAAGGCTATAAAGTTATTTTGACCATGCCTGATAAGGTCAGTCAAGAAAAACAAAATGCTCTAAAAGCGTACGGTGCAGAAATCGTCGTTACACCGACTTCGGCCGCACCGGATTCGCCCGATCATTATGTCAATGTGGCTAAACGTCTAGCGAAAGAAACAGCGAATAGTTTTAGTATTAATCAGTACGATAATCCAAAAAATCCTGAAGCGCATTATCATACGACGGGTCCTGAAATTTGGCAGCAAGTGCAAGGACAATGTGATATTTTGATTGCCAGTGGCAGTACCGGCGGTACTATTTCAGGCGTAGGACGCTTTCTTAAAGAAAAAAATCCAAATATTAAAGTGATCATGCCGGATCCTAAAGGTTCTATTTATTATGATTATTTTAAAACTGGAAAAGTGCCGGAATCAGGTAATTGTAGTTATTTTGTAGAAGGGGTCGGTGAAGATCATTTAGCGAAAGCGATGAATTTTTCTGTATTGGATGATGTTATTCCTTTTGTCGATAAAGATGCTTTTTCAGTCGCACGGCGTTTAGCCAAAGAAGAGGGACTTTTGGTGGGTGGCTCTGCGGGCGCCAATGTTTGGGCCGCTTTAAAAGTAGCTGAAAAAGTGGATAAGCCCACCACCATCGTCACGATTTTACCTGATGGCGGCGTTAAATATCTCAGTAAAGTTTATAATAATGACTGGATGAAAGCACACGGACTTATATAAACGTCATTTAGTCGTCATGGCGAGGCTGGAACATCGTTCCAGCCTCGCCATCCAGGAAAAAACTATCTTTTGCTCTGGATGGCCACGCGCATACGCGCTCGCCATGACGAAAGAATTAAGGTAATTGAAACGCATCGGAATAAAATTCTTTCGTTTCTTTCATCTCCGCTATAACCGTATCAGTTACTCTTTTATCATTACCGTCAAAAAAACCAATACCTTTTTTTTGTAATTGTTCCATCATGCTTTCGGCTTCTTTCTCGCCAAAGAGTTCTTCCATTCGTTGACGAGATACATGAGAGATACTGCCATTACGGATACCCTTTCTAAAACTTTCTTTTTCTTCTTCTTTTATCATTTCGTCAGATTGTTGTTTTCTCTGTTCTTCTTTTACAACCTGTCTAAATTTTTTTAGCGACGGCGTTTCTAAATAGCTATAAAGCTGTTTAAAAAAATCCAAGCTGGTTTTTTCTTTAATTTTAAATTCTTCTGGTATTTTTTCTAATATTTTTTCAAGCAGTTGTATTTGATCCCCGTAGATAGAATCTCCAGTTAAAAATTCGCGCCATAATATGTGTAAATTTAATTTTTCAGGTGCATGTTCTATTTTTCCTATTATTGTTTTACTGATATAAGTTTGAATCGATTTGAGGCTATTTTCTATTACGGTAACTTGTATTTGAGTTGAGAATATTTCTAAGTCAGTGTCTTTAAGGCAAAAATCGGTATATTTTTTTGCTAGAGCATTGAGGTTAATCGTCTTTTTTATCACATAAAAAATGGCAAGGGTTTGAAATAGATTGAGAGGGTATTTTTCTAAATTCTTTTCAATGAGAATGAAGGTTGAGATATCTAACTCTTTTTTATCTAACGGGCTAAAGTGTTTAATAATAAGTTTATTAATAAATTCAAAGGCTTGTTGTTCAGTCAGAAAATTAAAAATATCCCCAATTAAAGATTCATTATGATGGTTAGTTTGAATTAATGAATCTTTAAAAAGCGTCGTTTTTTCGCTATTAAAAAAATGAAATAAATTTTCATTTAATGATGAAATAGCATCGTTTTCGTTTTTTAAAAGGATTGAGTCCAGATTATTATCTGGATTATCATTGAGATTTTTTTTCCATTTCACGATAAAATTTAAGAAATTATTCTTTAAATCTGAATATAAAATTTTTAAAAACTGCATAGCAAATATAGATTCTAAGCTAATAATTTGTTCTATATCTTTTAATTTATCTACAATGAAATCGTAAGGGATTGATACGAAAAATATTAATTTAGCGTTTGAGTTAAATCTATGATTTAGTTTTTCACAGTATTTGATATGTTTTTCATAATATGATTTTTCTTTTTTTGATCCAAGAAAAGATTTACTTAAACCGGTTATATAGTCATGGAAAATCGATTCAGGTAGTCGATTTAAAAATTTATCAAGTAGGGCGTCACTTATTTTTGAATCAAATCTGTTAATGAATGCTTCTAGCGATAAATCGCTAATTAAATTTTGCTGATAAAAAATAGTACTGTCTATTATTTTATCGATCAGCGCATTTAAGGTATTATCGGGGTCAAGTTGGGAATAGTTATCTAAAATAACGAATAGATCGTAAAGGGTATTAAGATTAAATGGGGTATTCGGTTCGTATTTTTTTTTATTAATAAACTCACGTAGTTTAAAATAAAGTGGTGGCGGCTTTTTAAAAAAAGGTAAATAATAACGAAATAATAATGCCCAGCGTGGTGGTATTAGTCTATCAAAATATCTTAAGTCCATGATAATTACTTCTATAATTTAGTTCCTTTAGACTAATCTACCAAAGTTATATAAAGAATAGAAGTAATCTATAAGAAGCAGTTTATTTTCCTTTGAACCTCCGTTGTATTATTAGAAAGCTTATCTACTTTGTTGCATGACCCAGTATATTATTTTAATCGGCTTTGTCTAGTTGAAGGTGATATTATCTAAACGCTTCACATCTTGTAATTTCTTATGATGCGAAATAAATAATATTCGATTCGCTATTTTATTAATAAAATGTCTATCGTGGCTAACGAATAGCAGCGTACCCGAATAATTTCTTAAGGCATTTGCCAGGGAATCGTTGGCTTCAATATCAAGGTGATTGGTCGGTTCATCCAATACCAGTACATTGGGCGATTCGAGAATCAGTTTAGCGAGCAGTAGGCGTGCGGCCTCGCCACCACTTAAGGCTAAAATATCTTTTTGTACCTCGTCTTTAGTAAATAATACCTGCGCTAATACTTTGCGTATCGTCTGCTCACTGGCTACATTGACTTGGTTGGTTAACCATTCTAAGACGCTCGCTTTTTTATTCAATAAATCATGATGATCTTGTGAGAAATAGCTGATTTGTGTTTCATATCCCCATTCAAAATCACCGTGATCGGCGGGGATTTTT
This is a stretch of genomic DNA from Candidatus Rickettsiella viridis. It encodes these proteins:
- a CDS encoding PLP-dependent cysteine synthase family protein, translated to MSFKTILQSIGNTPLVKLDNISPNKLATILVKCEFMNPSGSIKDRIVSYIINDAEQRGLLKPGGTIVENTSGNTGAAIAMIAAIKGYKVILTMPDKVSQEKQNALKAYGAEIVVTPTSAAPDSPDHYVNVAKRLAKETANSFSINQYDNPKNPEAHYHTTGPEIWQQVQGQCDILIASGSTGGTISGVGRFLKEKNPNIKVIMPDPKGSIYYDYFKTGKVPESGNCSYFVEGVGEDHLAKAMNFSVLDDVIPFVDKDAFSVARRLAKEEGLLVGGSAGANVWAALKVAEKVDKPTTIVTILPDGGVKYLSKVYNNDWMKAHGLI